TGCGGCCCGTAGCGTCACGGACCAGACAGATCACGGCGCCACAGTGGTGTTGTGTCGTCGCCTCACCCCCGACGTAATCGCCGACTGGTCGCGCCGTCTGCACCTCGATATTGAGCTGACCGACCTGGTGGCAACAACCCGTGGCAAGACACACCGGCTCAACGCCCTCGTCAAACAGGCCCAGCACCCTGTAGCGACGCTGACGGCGGAATCCATCCAGGCCAACACCCTGTTGTTCGACATCGGCAACGACCCGGTCGCCCAGATCCGGATTAAATTGCCGCGACAGTCCTATCTGTCGGCCAATACCTCGCTTGTTCTGGTTCTGCTGATCATCAGCCTTTTTCTGACCGCCCTGGCAATGGTTACGGCCCGGTTGTTTGCCCACCGGGCACGAAAACCGTTTTTCGACCTGGTCACTCAAATCCGTCACCGCCGCCAACACAGCCAATGTACTCCCCTGGGCGAACAGCTCGTCACTGTGGATCTGACCCGTGAAATCAATGGACTGTTTGACGACCTCAGCGAATGTCGCCAGAACCAGATTCTTTCAGAAGTCAAAACCGACCTGCTCAAACAGGTGGTGCCCTGCGCGATCTTCACCGTTGACCATCGCCGCGTCATCACCAGCTGGAATGATCGGGCCGAACAGCTCACCGGTTATTGCGCTGACGAAATGATCGGCAGCTCCTGTTACCGCTTTGCCCTGTCGCCCTGTCATGACCAATGCGGCCTGTTCAATCAACAGGTACGCAAACCGGTAATGGGTCGAGAATGCACCATCCGCCATAAAAACGGTGCCCTGCTGACGATCAGTAAAAACGCCGACCTGCTGCGCGACCCTCAGGGCGAGGTCGTCGGCGGCATTGAGTGTTTCGTCGACATCACCCACCACAAACGCGACGAGCAGGCGTTGCAATGGGAAGTCTCCCTCAACAGCCGTCTGGCCAGCCTGTCACACGCCATTGTCCAGCAACAGGCCGATCAGCGCGAAATCGCCCGTCAGTTGCTCAGTCACGCCCGTAACCTGACCGGCAGCCAACATGGCTTTATTGCCGCTCTCGATGCCGGCGGCAGTCAGTCCCTGTGGGACTACACGTCGTTATTTGAAGAGTTTTCAGCCGACAACACCGCCATTATCCCGGCGGCGGCATCGGGCCGCGGCTCACTGCTGCACGCAGTGTACAATCGCAAAACCGGCGTTTATTTCAATGGACTGGAACGTCTCAATGTTGCCCATCTGGCCGGCGGTATCGAGAAACCGTTTCATCATTTCATGGCCGTGCCGGTGGACAATGGTGAACGGATTGTCGGCCAGGTGGCGTTGGCCAATAATGATGAAGGTTATTCAGTCCGCGATCTGCAA
This region of uncultured Desulfuromonas sp. genomic DNA includes:
- a CDS encoding GAF domain-containing protein, translating into MYAAVLNRLRPVIIGAVTLVSLATLVYITYAYGILPQLNHLEQEVAFHHCEQVQTHVAVELDALSALVKDYTSAQMAQSGGQAWSLYLTEEMLHHHGLDEAAVYDHRGTVLFDRSAHTHHIHDIELCRQAFNLTQLSARSAISGLLRSEQGISLVAARSVTDQTDHGATVVLCRRLTPDVIADWSRRLHLDIELTDLVATTRGKTHRLNALVKQAQHPVATLTAESIQANTLLFDIGNDPVAQIRIKLPRQSYLSANTSLVLVLLIISLFLTALAMVTARLFAHRARKPFFDLVTQIRHRRQHSQCTPLGEQLVTVDLTREINGLFDDLSECRQNQILSEVKTDLLKQVVPCAIFTVDHRRVITSWNDRAEQLTGYCADEMIGSSCYRFALSPCHDQCGLFNQQVRKPVMGRECTIRHKNGALLTISKNADLLRDPQGEVVGGIECFVDITHHKRDEQALQWEVSLNSRLASLSHAIVQQQADQREIARQLLSHARNLTGSQHGFIAALDAGGSQSLWDYTSLFEEFSADNTAIIPAAASGRGSLLHAVYNRKTGVYFNGLERLNVAHLAGGIEKPFHHFMAVPVDNGERIVGQVALANNDEGYSVRDLQAIEQLAELFAVYLAQKPATAESA